A genomic window from Xenorhabdus cabanillasii includes:
- the aat gene encoding leucyl/phenylalanyl-tRNA--protein transferase — protein MLIAQLDNSCEFPHPTNALADPNGLLAFGGDLSAERLKAAYSKGIFPWFSPDEPPLWWSPDPRAVLIPGELHTGRTLRRFIRKHPYQITVNYAFDQVIYGCAQRQEGTWIGADIQQGYQTLHQEGLAHSVEVWHEHQLVGGLYGVSVGTLFCGESMFSKMENASKCAFVAFYHHFLRHNGQLFDCQVLNHHTESLGAKNIPRREFLQYLEQCKKQSLQAGCWDRQVLEL, from the coding sequence ATGTTGATAGCTCAATTGGATAACTCATGTGAGTTTCCTCATCCAACCAATGCATTAGCAGATCCGAATGGTCTGTTGGCATTCGGAGGGGATTTGAGTGCAGAACGCTTAAAAGCAGCTTATAGTAAGGGAATTTTCCCATGGTTTTCACCTGATGAGCCTCCCTTATGGTGGTCTCCAGATCCCAGAGCGGTCCTGATCCCGGGAGAATTACATACCGGACGTACTCTGCGACGTTTTATTCGCAAACATCCTTATCAAATTACGGTAAACTATGCTTTCGATCAGGTGATATACGGCTGTGCCCAGCGACAAGAAGGTACGTGGATCGGTGCTGACATTCAGCAAGGTTACCAAACCCTGCATCAGGAAGGTCTGGCTCATTCGGTTGAAGTCTGGCATGAACACCAGCTTGTCGGTGGATTATACGGTGTTAGTGTAGGAACGCTATTTTGTGGTGAATCGATGTTCAGCAAAATGGAGAATGCATCTAAGTGCGCTTTTGTGGCATTCTATCACCATTTTTTACGTCATAACGGTCAGCTGTTTGACTGCCAGGTGTTAAATCACCATACAGAGTCACTGGGCGCGAAAAATATTCCAAGGAGAGAATTTCTCCAGTATCTTGAGCAATGTAAAAAACAATCATTGCAGGCTGGCTGTTGGGATAGACAAGTGCTGGAATTATAA
- the infA gene encoding translation initiation factor IF-1, with protein MAKEDNIEMQGTVLDTLPNTMFRVELENGHVVTAHISGKMRKNYIRILTGDKVTVELTPYDLSKGRIVFRSR; from the coding sequence ATGGCCAAAGAAGACAATATTGAAATGCAAGGCACTGTGTTGGACACACTGCCAAACACCATGTTCCGTGTCGAACTAGAAAACGGACACGTCGTTACTGCTCATATTTCAGGCAAAATGCGCAAGAACTACATCCGCATCCTGACTGGAGACAAGGTTACAGTTGAGCTAACCCCATATGACCTGAGCAAAGGCCGTATCGTCTTCCGTAGCCGCTGA
- the clpA gene encoding ATP-dependent Clp protease ATP-binding subunit ClpA: MLNQELELSLNIAFAKARDNRHEFMTVEHLLLALLSNTSAREALEACKVDLAILRQELENFITQTTPLLSENDDRDTQPTLSFQRVLQRAVFHVQSSGRSEVSGANVLVAIFSEQESQAAYLLRKHDVSRLDVVNFISHGTRKDELDSEPHHNVNPVQEEQVIGEDRLENFTTNLNLLAQKGQIDPLVGRQHELERTIQVLCRRRKNNPLFVGESGVGKTAIAEGLAWRIVQEDVPEVMKDCTIYSLDIGSLLAGTKYRGDFEKRFKTLLKTLEQDSKSILFIDEIHTIIGAGAASGGQVDAANLIKPLLSSGRIRVIGSTTYQEFSNIFEKDRALARRFQKIDILEPSSEETIQIIHGLRAKYEAHHDVRYTSKAIRAAVELSVKYITDRHLPDKAIDVIDEAGARTRLVPVSRRRKTINVSDIESVVARIARIPEKTVSASDKDVLRTLDDRLKMLVFGQGKAIGVLTEAIKMSRAGLRQEYKPVGSFLFAGPTGVGKTEVTVQLAKVLNIKLLRFDMSEYMERHTVSRLIGAPPGYVGYDQGGLLTDAIIKHPHSVLLLDEIEKAHPDVFNILLQVMDNGTLTDNNGRKADFRNVILVMTTNAGVRETLRKSIGFTEQDNSIDGMEEIKRTFTPEFRNRLDSIIWFDVLSAEVIQQVVDKFIVELQAQLDEKGVSLEISTDARHWLCDKGYDKAMGARPMARVIQDSLKKPLANELLFGSLVHGGSVRITFDKDKQALKYDFKGVQKSNKKKSEDAVL; the protein is encoded by the coding sequence ATGCTCAATCAAGAATTGGAGCTTAGTCTCAACATTGCTTTTGCCAAAGCAAGGGATAACAGACATGAATTTATGACTGTAGAGCACCTGTTGCTGGCGTTGTTAAGTAACACATCAGCGCGAGAAGCACTGGAGGCTTGTAAGGTCGACCTGGCAATATTACGCCAGGAATTAGAAAATTTTATAACTCAAACAACCCCTTTACTATCTGAGAATGATGATCGAGATACACAACCAACGTTGAGTTTTCAGCGTGTTTTGCAACGTGCGGTATTTCATGTTCAGTCTTCAGGGCGCTCAGAAGTTTCTGGGGCAAATGTGTTAGTTGCGATTTTTAGTGAACAGGAATCTCAGGCGGCTTATTTATTGCGTAAGCATGATGTTAGCCGACTGGATGTTGTGAATTTTATATCTCACGGAACACGTAAAGATGAACTCGATAGTGAGCCTCATCACAACGTTAATCCAGTTCAGGAAGAACAAGTGATAGGTGAAGATCGATTGGAGAATTTCACTACTAACCTGAATCTGTTAGCGCAGAAAGGACAGATTGATCCACTTGTCGGACGTCAGCATGAATTGGAAAGGACAATTCAGGTGCTATGTCGCCGGCGTAAGAACAATCCTTTGTTTGTGGGTGAATCCGGGGTTGGTAAAACTGCGATTGCAGAAGGGCTTGCATGGCGTATTGTGCAAGAAGATGTCCCTGAGGTGATGAAAGATTGTACGATTTATTCATTGGATATTGGTTCGTTACTGGCAGGAACAAAATATCGTGGCGATTTTGAGAAGCGCTTCAAGACCTTGTTAAAAACATTAGAACAAGATAGTAAAAGTATTCTCTTTATCGACGAAATTCATACCATTATCGGAGCTGGTGCTGCTTCGGGCGGGCAAGTGGATGCCGCTAATCTGATTAAACCACTTTTATCCAGTGGTCGTATCCGGGTAATTGGTTCAACAACTTATCAAGAATTCAGCAACATCTTTGAGAAAGATCGCGCTTTGGCTCGTCGGTTCCAGAAGATTGATATTCTTGAGCCTTCTTCTGAAGAAACAATACAGATTATTCATGGTTTACGAGCCAAATATGAGGCACATCATGATGTCCGCTATACATCGAAAGCTATTCGGGCTGCTGTTGAGTTATCCGTGAAATACATTACTGATCGCCATTTGCCGGACAAAGCTATTGATGTCATTGATGAAGCAGGAGCTCGAACAAGGTTAGTCCCGGTCAGTCGTCGCAGAAAGACTATCAATGTTTCAGACATTGAATCTGTTGTGGCTCGTATTGCCCGTATTCCTGAGAAAACAGTTTCAGCCAGTGATAAAGATGTATTGAGAACCCTGGATGATCGTTTGAAAATGTTGGTTTTTGGTCAGGGCAAAGCAATTGGAGTATTAACAGAAGCCATTAAAATGAGCCGTGCTGGTTTGAGGCAGGAGTATAAACCTGTTGGTTCTTTTCTATTTGCGGGGCCTACAGGGGTTGGTAAAACTGAAGTGACAGTTCAGTTAGCCAAAGTGCTTAATATCAAGCTACTGCGGTTTGATATGTCTGAATATATGGAGCGTCACACTGTTAGCCGCCTGATTGGTGCACCACCAGGTTATGTTGGCTATGATCAGGGTGGTTTATTGACAGATGCGATTATCAAACACCCTCATTCTGTATTGCTGCTTGACGAAATTGAGAAAGCTCACCCTGATGTATTCAATATACTGCTGCAAGTCATGGATAATGGAACATTGACTGATAACAATGGCCGGAAGGCTGATTTCCGCAATGTTATTTTGGTCATGACAACTAATGCCGGGGTGCGTGAGACCCTGCGTAAATCCATCGGTTTTACTGAGCAGGATAACAGTATTGATGGTATGGAAGAAATTAAGCGAACCTTTACCCCAGAATTCCGTAATCGACTTGATAGTATCATTTGGTTTGATGTACTTTCTGCGGAAGTTATTCAGCAAGTAGTTGATAAATTCATTGTTGAACTACAAGCTCAGTTGGATGAAAAAGGCGTTTCTCTGGAAATCAGTACAGATGCTCGTCACTGGTTATGTGATAAAGGGTACGATAAAGCGATGGGGGCTCGTCCTATGGCTCGCGTGATCCAGGATAGCCTGAAAAAACCTTTAGCCAATGAATTGCTGTTTGGTTCCTTAGTGCATGGCGGATCTGTCAGGATTACTTTTGATAAAGATAAGCAGGCACTGAAATACGATTTCAAAGGTGTACAAAAGTCGAATAAGAAAAAATCAGAAGATGCCGTACTATAA